One genomic segment of Hordeum vulgare subsp. vulgare chromosome 2H, MorexV3_pseudomolecules_assembly, whole genome shotgun sequence includes these proteins:
- the LOC123425355 gene encoding PHD finger protein ALFIN-LIKE 9-like encodes MDAQYNPRTVEEVFRDYKGRRNGLARALTTDVENFFRQCDPEKENLCLYGFPNENWEVNLPAEEVPPELPEPALGINFARDGMQEKDWLSMVAVHSDAWLLSVAFYFGARFGFDKSDRKRLFGMINELPTVFDVVSGKSKTKAPSNSNHSNSKPKSNNKMKTSEPRAKQPKPQLKEEDREDDTLDAGDDGGAAGGGGGEEHGETLCGACGDNYGQDEFWIGCDMCEKWFHGKCVKITPAKAEHIKQYKCPSCMGVNGGSGSGNNKRARPSS; translated from the exons ATGGACGCGCAGTACAACCCCAGGACGGTGGAGGAGGTCTTCCGGGACTACAAGGGCCGCCGCAACGGCCTCGCCCGCGCGCTCACCACCG ATGTGGAGAATTTCTTCCGGCAATGCGACCCGG AAAAAGAAAATTTGTGCCTTTATGGGTTTCCCAATGAGAATTGGGAAGTAAATTTACCTGCTGAAGAAGTGCCACCTGAGCTCCCAGAGCCAGCATTGGGCATCAACTTTGCACGAGATGGAATGCAGGAAAAAGATTGGCTGTCCATGGTTGCAGTACACAGCGATGCATGGTTACTATCTGTTGCATTCTACTTTGGTGCTCGATTCGGTTTCGACAAAAGTGACAG GAAGCGCCTGTTTGGTATGATTAATGAGCTTCCCACGGTTTTTGATGTTGTTAGTGGGAAGAGTAAAACCAAGGCCCCGAGCAATAGTAACCACAGCAATAGCAAACCCAAGTCCAACAATAAAATG AAAACCTCGGAGCCTCGGGCGAAGCAGCCCAAGCCCCAGCTGAAGGAGGAAGACCGCGAGGATGACACCCTGGATGCCGGCGATGATGGCGGAGCCGCCGGGGGTGGTGGTGGGGAAGAGCACGGGGAGACGCTGTGCGGCGCCTGTGGGGACAACTACGGGCAGGACGAGTTCTGGATCGGCTGCGACATGTGCGAGAAGTGGTTCCACGGCAAGTGTGTCAAGATCACGCCGGCCAAGGCGGAGCACATCAAGCAGTACAAGTGCCCCTCGTGCATGGGCGTCAatggcggcagcggcagcggcaacaACAAGCGGGCGCGCCCGTCCTCCTAA